The Phoenix dactylifera cultivar Barhee BC4 chromosome 17, palm_55x_up_171113_PBpolish2nd_filt_p, whole genome shotgun sequence genome contains a region encoding:
- the LOC103712433 gene encoding glutaminyl-peptide cyclotransferase isoform X2 — protein MAVGSRRRGKPRRTSADTTMASSPPPRPRTAAATASRHRSFWRRGISIPFVLIFVCVLLLINLAWKLTASIVSSPRFYSFDIVDEFPHDPGAFTQSSVRQVLLQTGKVQSYYAMDGSVFGEGLTLLGERLFQVAWLTKTGFIYDRHNLSKHENFVHQMQDGWGLATDGKVLFGSDGSSTLYQIDPLTLKVTRMVTVRYGDLEIPYVNELEYVSGEVWANIWQTDCIARISQKDGTVLGWILLNELREGLLRSGHTDIDVLNGIAWDEGKNRLFVTGKLWPKLYEIKLRPIRGPLKGSIEDLCPIKT, from the exons ATGGCCGTTGGGTCCCGGAGGAGGGGGAAGCCGAGGCGGACAAGCGCCGACACTACCATGGCCTCTTCCCCTCCACCGCGCCCAAGGACGGCCGCCGCTACCGCCTCCCGCCACAGAAGCTTCTGGAGGAGAGGAATCTCGATCCCTTTCGTCCTGATCTTCGTCTGCGTCCTTCTCCTCATCAATCTCGCTTGGAAGTTGACGGCGTCCATCGTTTCCTCTCCTCGATTCTACTCTTTCGACATCGTCGATGAGTTTCCCCATGACCCCGGGGCCTTCACCCAG TCATCAGTCAGACAAGTTCTTCTCCAGACTGGAAAG GTCCAGTCTTACTACGCAATGGATGGATCGGTATTTGGAGAAGGTCTTACTCTTTTGGGTGAAAG GTTGTTTCAAGTGGCTTGGCTGACGAAAACTGGTTTCATCTATGATCGACATAATCTTAGCAAG CATGAGAATTTCGTTCATCAGATGCAAGATGGATGGGGCCTAGCGACTGAtggaaaagtattatttgggagTGACGGAAGTTCAACACTCTATCAGATTGATCCTCTAACCTTGAAAG TCACAAGAATGGTAACTGTAAGATATGGTGATCTTGAAATTCCTTATGTTAATGAATTGGAGTATGTAAGTGGTGAAGTTTGGGCAAATATCTGGCAG ACAGATTGCATAGCTAGAATTTCTCAGAAAGATGGCACAGTGCTTGGTTGGATCCTTCTCAATGAATTAAG GGAAGGGTTGTTAAGATCTGGACATACA GATATTGATGTTCTGAATGGTATTGCTTGGGACGAAGGAAAGAACCGTCTATTTG TGACAGGGAAGTTATGGCCAAAGCTTTATGAGATCAAGCTGCGGCCAATAAGGGGCCCACTGAAAGGAAGTATAGAGGACCTCTGTCCTATAAAAACTTAA
- the LOC103712433 gene encoding glutaminyl-peptide cyclotransferase isoform X1, with the protein MAVGSRRRGKPRRTSADTTMASSPPPRPRTAAATASRHRSFWRRGISIPFVLIFVCVLLLINLAWKLTASIVSSPRFYSFDIVDEFPHDPGAFTQGLVYGGNDTLFESTGLYKRSSVRQVLLQTGKVQSYYAMDGSVFGEGLTLLGERLFQVAWLTKTGFIYDRHNLSKHENFVHQMQDGWGLATDGKVLFGSDGSSTLYQIDPLTLKVTRMVTVRYGDLEIPYVNELEYVSGEVWANIWQTDCIARISQKDGTVLGWILLNELREGLLRSGHTDIDVLNGIAWDEGKNRLFVTGKLWPKLYEIKLRPIRGPLKGSIEDLCPIKT; encoded by the exons ATGGCCGTTGGGTCCCGGAGGAGGGGGAAGCCGAGGCGGACAAGCGCCGACACTACCATGGCCTCTTCCCCTCCACCGCGCCCAAGGACGGCCGCCGCTACCGCCTCCCGCCACAGAAGCTTCTGGAGGAGAGGAATCTCGATCCCTTTCGTCCTGATCTTCGTCTGCGTCCTTCTCCTCATCAATCTCGCTTGGAAGTTGACGGCGTCCATCGTTTCCTCTCCTCGATTCTACTCTTTCGACATCGTCGATGAGTTTCCCCATGACCCCGGGGCCTTCACCCAG GGTCTCGTATATGGAGGAAATGATACATTATTTGAGTCAACCGGTCTTTATAAAAGG TCATCAGTCAGACAAGTTCTTCTCCAGACTGGAAAG GTCCAGTCTTACTACGCAATGGATGGATCGGTATTTGGAGAAGGTCTTACTCTTTTGGGTGAAAG GTTGTTTCAAGTGGCTTGGCTGACGAAAACTGGTTTCATCTATGATCGACATAATCTTAGCAAG CATGAGAATTTCGTTCATCAGATGCAAGATGGATGGGGCCTAGCGACTGAtggaaaagtattatttgggagTGACGGAAGTTCAACACTCTATCAGATTGATCCTCTAACCTTGAAAG TCACAAGAATGGTAACTGTAAGATATGGTGATCTTGAAATTCCTTATGTTAATGAATTGGAGTATGTAAGTGGTGAAGTTTGGGCAAATATCTGGCAG ACAGATTGCATAGCTAGAATTTCTCAGAAAGATGGCACAGTGCTTGGTTGGATCCTTCTCAATGAATTAAG GGAAGGGTTGTTAAGATCTGGACATACA GATATTGATGTTCTGAATGGTATTGCTTGGGACGAAGGAAAGAACCGTCTATTTG TGACAGGGAAGTTATGGCCAAAGCTTTATGAGATCAAGCTGCGGCCAATAAGGGGCCCACTGAAAGGAAGTATAGAGGACCTCTGTCCTATAAAAACTTAA
- the LOC103712431 gene encoding nucleolin: MSGSTERGRKDKGSSLANSEKDVEALLRAAQDDLLLKLRVDSHPISSHPSSSFSASSAASAGLNPDLVHRLEALKSNPPPSPAAPPPPPSKPAEKGAVAAAATEGGDDEWGRILGVDLAARFAALKGSSSGHNPGFQRPDLVPNLGDSNDEAGAVTDGDDGASEKEVEKVMQWAMDAARLDPLKSDKDGDDDVDGVNTDDDDEKEEEEEDLNEKKRKEMNKGKPKKWFFF, encoded by the coding sequence ATGAGCGGCTCGACGGAGAGGGGGAGGAAGGACAAAGGGAGCTCCCTCGCGAACTCCGAAAAAGACGTCGAGGCTCTCCTCCGCGCCGCCCAGGACGACCTCCTCCTCAAGCTCCGCGTCGACTCCCACCCGATTTCCTCCCacccctcctcttccttctctgcctcctccgccgcctccgccggcTTGAACCCCGACCTGGTCCATCGCTTGGAGGCCCTCAAATCGAACCCTCCTCCCTCCCCGGCGGCGCCGCCGCCCCCACCCTCCAAACCCGCTGAGAAAGGAGCAGTAGCAGCGGCAGCAACGGAAGGCGGTGATGATGAGTGGGGGAGGATCCTCGGGGTCGATTTGGCGGCGCGGTTCGCCGCCCTCAAGGGCTCTTCCTCGGGGCACAATCCAGGGTTCCAGCGACCGGATCTGGTGCCGAATCTTGGAGATTCCAATGACGAAGCCGGCGCCGTCACCGATGGCGATGATGGAGCTTCGGAGAAGGAGGTGGAGAAGGTGATGCAATGGGCTATGGACGCAGCTCGCCTTGATCCTTTGAAAAGCGACAAGGatggtgatgatgatgttgacgGGGTAAatactgatgatgatgatgaaaaggaggaggaggaggaggatttgaatgagaagaagaggaaggagatgaaCAAAGGGAAGCCCAAAAAGTGGTTTTTCTTCTGA
- the LOC103712432 gene encoding uncharacterized protein LOC103712432, with amino-acid sequence MKEYQGGSSLSMSARYRSLLSLRGNQVASMEQGQEQQLHELDLFLSHVADRLLSLLPPDSPKDCPQKPEPFLSLAFLSNLLDALLAVDAEFRPLILLLARGGPPAAAATSRPVADLLDRAVKSLDLCNAVCLSLHSVRHWLRHARIASSALLLPRPALLRAHRALSKLLPSDSGLLRTERAGSCRREASSRSLSWSVSRNWSAHLAAPRGGEGGGAGLAAAVYTMSAVLVFAMWALGAAVPCQERGGLPVTPPRHLPWAAAMVGLQERIAEEWRRRDRKATAGLLAEMQEVERCGRGLMEVVEEAAGGGGGGGALLERERAEAVAEMAAELAEACRRLEEGLGPLERQVREVFHRVVGSRAEVLRCLEQGARPATLPNLIL; translated from the coding sequence ATGAAGGAGTACCAAGGCGGCTCCTCCCTCTCCATGTCCGCCCGCTACCGCTCCCTCCTCAGCCTCCGCGGCAACCAAGTCGCCTCCATGGAGCAAGGCCAAGAACAGCAACTCCACGAGCTCGACCTTTTCCTCTCCCACGTCGCCGACCGCCTCCTCTCCCTCCTACCCCCGGACTCTCCCAAAGACTGTCCCCAGAAGCCTGAGCCTTTCCTCTCTCTCGCCTTTCTCTCGAACCTTCTTGACGCCCTCCTCGCCGTCGACGCCGAGTTCCGGCCTCTCATCCTCCTACTCGCCCGCGGCGGTccacccgccgccgccgccacctctCGCCCCGTCGCCGACCTTCTGGACCGCGCCGTCAAGTCCCTCGACCTTTGCAACGCCGTCTGCCTCTCCCTCCACTCCGTCCGCCACTGGCTCCGCCACGCCCGCATCGCCTCCTccgccctcctcctcccccgacCCGCCCTCCTCCGCGCCCACCGGGCCCTCTCCAAGCTCCTACCCTCCGATTCCGGCCTCCTCCGGACCGAGCGCGCGGGATCCTGCCGGCGGGAGGCGAGCTCGAGATCTTTGTCTTGGAGCGTGTCGAGGAACTGGTCGGCGCACCTCGCCGCCCCGCGCGGCGGCGAGGGGGGAGGAGCGGGGCTGGCGGCGGCGGTATACACGATGAGCGCCGTGCTGGTCTTCGCGATGTGGGCGCTTGGGGCGGCGGTGCCGTGCCAGGAGAGGGGCGGGCTGCCCGTGACCCCGCCGCGGCACCTGCCGTGGGCCGCGGCGATGGTGGGGCTGCAGGAAAGGATCGCGGAGGAGTGGCGGCGGAGGGATCGGAAGGCGACGGCGGGGCTGCTGGCGGAGATGCAGGAGGTTGAGAGGTGCGGAAGGGGGCTGATGGAGGTCGTGGAGGAGGCCGccggcggaggcggaggaggggggGCGTtgctggagagggagagggcggaGGCCGTGGCGGAGATGGCGGCGGAGCTGGCGGAGGCGTGTCGGAGGCTGGAGGAGGGGTTGGGGCCGCTCGAGAGGCAGGTGAGGGAGGTGTTCCACCGGGTGGTGGGGAGCCGCGCGGAGGTGCTCCGGTGCTTGGAACAGGGCGCGCGCCCTGCTACTTTGCCCAATCTTATCTTGTAG